AGattcagtaaaaaataatgGAGAGGGTGGTTGTGACTGAACATCATTTGTTAAACATTCTGAAAACTGCTCTGTAAAAATAATAGGTGAAGGTGGTGAAATAGTTGAACTGTTCTCAACAGACTCTATGTTTTCCGCGTTATCAATTGATTTTACAGgtacattttcaaaactgttattgccagaaaatttttttatagtttgattattaataaaatgaaaagattgaTCAAAAgattcattgtttatttttggaGGCTGGTATTCTACAATTCCATTTGAAACATGTTTCTGAAACTTTTCACTAGTGGTTAAAATACATGGCGAAAAGTCTTCATTTAGACAATCTACTGATGAGCTTTCAAAATCTGTTGATTCTAATACTGAGTCTTCTGGATAGGTGCATTGAACAATTACAGGTGAatctagagaaaaaaaaagaaaaaagaagataataaaTAACTATGACCATTAAAGTTTAATGGATTTAgaagtacaaaaaataattactaaatatagtttaactaaatctttttttcgtACTCCTAACAtctaacaacatttttttcgCACTCCTAATCACCTCCTAACATCTAACAACATTACATCTTTTTAAGTGCAGGTTGAGCACACAACTTCGAAAGATGTAGATGTAAGCCAAAAATGTAATATCTAAAGCCTGtggttcaaaatattttttctatagttCAATGCAAATAagttcaaatttattatatttaaaagtactCCATGATACGCATCATGTAGaatgtttttctaaaacatcttttgatatttaaaatttattttcttcagACACATTATAAGGTGTTTATGCAAGCTCATACTGGTGCGGGACTTAGgcatctatatttattttttgctagtTTTTTCCATTATCTTAACAAAACTTAACAATctgttttataagtttatgaTTTACAATTGGAATTAGTTTTCCGccaaaacattattatttctacagttattattaaaagttcaaGGTTTTTTCTTGTCAGCTGCACAGGGCCAATCTCTATgcattataaacaaatttgaataCAAGATGACCTGCTCAAACCTTGAAGTGTAATTGATATTTCTGATT
This genomic interval from Hydra vulgaris chromosome 01, alternate assembly HydraT2T_AEP contains the following:
- the LOC136075299 gene encoding uncharacterized protein LOC136075299, translated to MHSGWLCAADKKKPQSFKKSLKKSNVLAEIPIPIIKHKFLKQTKLLSFFKTIEKTKEICPKSTPDCINRNTNGSSTTGTCMKYNKRNYFCNTSLKESVIHISDSPVIVQCTYPEDSVLESTDFESSSVDCLNEDFSPCILTTSEKFQKHVSNGIVEYQPPKINNESFDQSFHFINNQTIKKFSGNNSFENVPVKSIDNAENIESVENSSTISPPSPIIFTEQFSECLTNDVQSQPPSPLFFTESYNSCFS